A genomic segment from Rhinatrema bivittatum chromosome 19, aRhiBiv1.1, whole genome shotgun sequence encodes:
- the LOC115080880 gene encoding extracellular calcium-sensing receptor-like, translating to MQENMLMTLTHFLMLSVPVKDTANVNCRLSSVNVTGYIKQGDIIIGGIIPVHKAKTYPPIPFTETPSIQHCDTLQLRFYQHVNVMAFALKEINKNSHLLPNITLGLWIYDSCDAPSRSLQGTMWQLTRNKDPIPNYACRGTSPLAAVIGDNQSRMSITIAQLLGVYKQTQISYASTVATLSDKTQFPSFLRTVPSDDLQSLVIARLITFFGWTWVGILAENNDYGLIGSQMLKEELVKAGVCVAFYEIIPLFYSQEKIQRIVEVVKKMTARVIVVFSSAENLYPVMLAIAKSDIAGKVWIASDGWGPFPVFNEKHFFKLLKGTIAISVPTGNIPRFKEYLDDFQSSRNIDDSFFGQFWEEVFGCRRIDPNMDQATLQELSRERKLCKGKEDLRSLNISFPDIPIIDSVYNNYIAVYIVAHALHAMHACEPGKGPFFNGTCGDIKQFEPWQVWANICLRYVIVIMYDL from the exons ATGCAGGAAAATATGCTGATGACACTGACTCATTTCCTTATGCTGTCCGTACCTGTTAAAGATACTGCTAATGTCAACTGTCGATTGAGCAGTGTGAATGTGACAGGATATATAAAGCAGGGGGACATCATTATAGGGGGGATCATCCCTGTTCACAAAGCTAAAACCTACCCTCCGATTCCATTCACTGAGACTCCCAGCATCCAGCATTGCGACAC acTGCAATTAAGATTTTATCAACATGTGAATGTCATGGCATTTGCTttgaaagaaattaacaaaaacagCCACCTACTGCCCAACATCACCTTGGGGCTCTGGATATACGACTCCTGTGATGCCCCATCCAGGTCCCTGCAAGGTACAATGTGGCAACTCACCAGAAACAAAGACCCCATTCCGAATTATGCCTGCAGAGGGACATCTCCATTAGCTGCAGTGATTGGAGATAATCAGTCTCGGATGTCCATAACCATAGCTCAGCTCCTTGGAGTCTATAAACAGACACAG ATCAGCTATGCCTCAACTGTAGCCACTCTCAGTGATAAAACTCAATTTCCCTCTTTCCTCCGCACTGTTCCAAGTGATGATTTGCAGTCTCTGGTCATTGCCAGGTTAATCACCTTCTTCGGTTGGACATGGGTTGGAATCCTCGCTGAGAACAATGACTATGGACTGATTGGGAGTCAGATGCTAAAAGAAGAGCTGGTCAAGGCTGGGGTCTGTGTTGCCTTCTACGAAATCATCCCCCTGTTTTACTCTCAAGAGAAGATTCAGCGCattgtggaggtggtgaagaagatgaCAGCAAGGGTCATTGTGGTCTTTTCCTCTGCCGAGAATCTCTATCCGGTGATGCTGGCAATTGCAAAGAGTGACATAGCTGGGAAAGTCTGGATTGCTTCAGATGGCTGGGGTCCTTTTCCAGTATTTAATGAAAAGCATTTCTTTAAACTTCTGAAAGGAACAATTGCAATCTCTGTTCCTACAGGCAACATTCCAAGGTTCAAAGAGTACCTCGATGACTTTCAATCTTCCAGGAATATAGATGACAGCTTTTTTGGGCAATTTTGGGAAGAAGTCTTTGGCTGCAGGAGGATTGACCCCAACATGGACCAGGCCACTCTTCAAGAACTAAGCAGAGAAAGGAAACTCTGCAAAGGGAAGGAAGACTTGAGGAGCCTTAATATCAGTTTCCCTGATATACCAATCATAGATTCCGTTTATAACAACTATATTGCTGTGTACATTGTAGCCCATGCCCTACATGCCATGCAtgcctgtgaacctggaaaaggaCCTTTCTTCAATGGGACGTGTGGTGACATCAAACAGTTTGAGCCTTGGCAGGTATGGGCCAATATTTGTTTGAGATATGTGATTGTAATAATGTATGACCTGTAG
- the LOC115080252 gene encoding vomeronasal type-2 receptor 26-like: MGQEIFFDKNGNPPASYNINNWYLTSRGYFATVKIGHYDSGAASGQDIKINTSAITWSEDYSQAPVSICSESCGPGFQKAILEGQPACCFDCIPCSKEEFSNQTDAKECMKCPEDQWPTIRQDGCQKKTIEFLSYLEPLGMVLAVISVLGALMPATILVIFIQNRNTPVVKANNRELSYLLLLALILSFGCSLVFIGHPTKMTCMMQQMTFGIVFAICISCLLAKTIMVVIAFNATKPTSNLKLLVGPRLSNVLVLTCSLIQVLICVTWLIVAPPFYQMNMKSQMGKIVLECNEGSLSAFYCMLGYMGLLSTISFIVAFLARRLPDSFNEAKFITFSMIIFIAVWLSFIPAYLSTTGKYTVAVEIFAILTSSVGLLGCIFFPKCYIILFRPDMNTKEFLMGKATGSLKKTK; encoded by the exons ATGGGCCAGGAGATTTTCTTTGACAAAAATGGAAACCCTCCGGCTTCTTATAACATAAATAACTGGTACCTGACTTCAAGGGGCTACTTTGCTACTGTAAAAATTGGCCACTATGACTCTGGAGCTGCCAGCGGCCAGGACATCAAAATCAACACCAGTGCCATTACGTGGAGTGAAGACTATTCACAG GCTCCTGTCTCTATCTGTAGTGAGAGCTGTGGTCCTGGGTTCCAGAAGGCCATTCTGGAAGGGCAACCTGCCTGCTGCTTTGACTGCATTCCCTGCTCCAAAGAAGAGTTTAGTAACCAAACCG ATGCCAAGGAGTGTATGAAGTGCCCTGAAGACCAATGGCCGACCATAAGACAAGATGGATGCCAGAAGAAGACAATCGAATTTCTGTCCTATCTAGAACCCTTGGGTATGGTCCTGGCAGTTATCTCTGTGCTTGGTGCCCTGATGCCAGCCACTATTCTTGTTATCTTCATCCAGAACCGCAACACACCAGTTGTGAAAGCAAACAACCGTGAACTCAGCTATCTCCTGTTATTAGCCCTCATCCTGTCTTTTGGGTGCTCATTAGTATTCATAGGCCACCCCACAAAAATGACATGCATGATGCAACAGATGACATTTGGAATTGTATTCGCCATCTGCATCTCTTGCCTGCTCGCCAAGACCATCATGGTGGTCATAGCCTTCAATGCCACCAAGCCAACCAGCAACCTAAAGTTATTGGTGGGACCACGACTGTCCAATGTCCTGGTATTAACCTGCAGCCTGATCCAGGTCCTCATCTGTGTCACTTGGCTGATAGTGGCTCCCCCATTTTACCAAATGAACATGAAATCCCAGATGGGAAAGATAGTCCTTGAATGCAATGAAGGGTCATTGTCTGCATTCTACTGCATGCTGGGATACATGGGCTTGTTGTCTACTATCAGCTTCATTGTAGCGTTTTTAGCTAGAAGGTTGCCCGACAGCTTTAATGAGGCTAAGTTCATCACCTTTAGCATGATTATATTCATTGCTGTCTGGCTTTCATTCATCCCTGCTTATCTAAGCACAACAGGGAAATACACAGTGGCTGTGGAAATATTTGCAATTTTGACCTCCAGTGTTGGGTTGTTGGGTTGTATATTCTTCCCCAAATGTTATATCATCCTATTTAGACCAGACATGAACACCAAGGAATTCCTAATGGGGAAGGCCACAGGGAGCCTCAAGAAAACAAAGTAA